CGCCTTGAGCAGAATCCAAATGGAACTTTAAGTCACCATTCACATCTAACAGCTTCCATATGGTTTTCATAATGTTTGGCTCTTGGTCGATAGGAATGAGAGTCTTTTCAGCTTCTCACAAGTAACCTCCATGTCATGAGTTACACAAATGTTTTTTTTGCCACTCAGGTCTTCGAGACTCTTCCTTATCCTTAGAAACTTTGAATTCATCTTCCAGGCTATTAATGTAACACATTTTTCTTCCAGAAGCAGCCTATCTATGTAGATATCTCAGAATGCCCTGGAGTTGTCTGCAGCAATCGTTGTACCCTTATTTTCCTCTCAATAACTTGCCTATCTCTTGGAGTTCCTCAAATCACTTCATTTGAATCCATGGATGAACTTTTGCGCTCTAGAGCAGAGATTTTCTTCATTACTAGCAATAGGAACATATCCCATAAATCGCATTTCACTTAGCAGCATAGCCAGCATTGCATAAATTTCCTCGGTTTTTGGGTGTGATCCATCCCCAGCAACAAAAACATTAAGTTTGCCTCCAGTTTGAATCCAGCTGCATCCAGGATTCTTCCTCAGGCCCCTTACTTTCATCAAATCCCTCATGTTGGATACCTCAACCCACCTTCCTGCTGCGGCATATGCATTTGAAAGAGCTACATAGTTTCCTGAATTACTGGGTTCCAATTTAAACAAGTGTTTGGATAAATACTCCCCAAGTTCAATTTCGTGGTGTTCTCTGCAAGCAGTAAGCAATGATCCTAATATATGTGCATCAGGTTGAAATGGCATTGTGAGAATAAGCCTAAGAGCTTCATCCAAATTACCACATCGTGAAAGAAGACTAACCACACAACCATAATGCTCCATAATTGGATTCATATTGTGTTTAGAAACCATATCAGCGAAAAGATTCAAACCTTCATTCACGAGCCCAGCATGACTGCATGCTGATAAAATGCTGGTGAAGGTTATGCTATCTGGTTCTATACCTTCCTTCTGCAGATGTTTAAATAGTGCAAGAGCTTCTACAGCTTGGCCATGTAATGCATAAGCAGAAATCATTGCATTATAGATAGGCAACTCTTTGCTTGACATCATATGAAACACTTTCTTTGCTTCATCTATGCTTCCACATTTAGCATACATGTCCACTAAAGAAGTTGCAACTGGAACAGACAAGCAAAATTCATGCCTTGTAATGAAGCCATGAATGGCTCTTCCATACCACAATGATGGTATATCTGTACAAGCCAAAAGTACACTGGTAATGCTGGCAATACTAGGTCGGATTCCTGCTTCCTGCATTTTCTGGAAAAACAGAATTGCTTCATAGCCAAATCCACTTTGAGCTAAACCAGAGATAAGGGTAGTCCAAGTGATGAGGTTAGGCTGGAACCCAAGGGACTGCATCTGTGAGAACATGTCCTTTGCCTCATTAACCTGACCATTTCTCAGGAATCCCAAAATTACCGAATTCCATGATATCACATTTGGTGGTACACTGTCAAACTGCATCTGATAGAACAATTTCAAGGCCTCACCACTTAGACCCACCTGTGCATAAGCAGCCAGTAGGGTATTCCACAAAACAAGATCTCTTTCAGTTGTGGAGTCAAATACTTTTCTTGCATCATCAATTCTTTCACATTTGGCATACATATCAATGATGCTATTCGCAACAACCACATCCGATTCAAGGTTTCTCCTAATACAATAACAGTGGCCCTCTT
Above is a window of Vitis vinifera cultivar Pinot Noir 40024 chromosome 11, ASM3070453v1 DNA encoding:
- the LOC100261119 gene encoding pentatricopeptide repeat-containing protein At5g55740, chloroplastic, coding for MASLPITTTPNPHTSHFKPRKSSKFASTRLAKLQEKDENRRSLYKSYFHHISSLCKDGHLQESVHLLSEMEFEDFQIGPEIYGELLQGCVYERALHTGQQIHARILKNGDFFAKNEYVETKLVVFYAKCDFPEVAVRLFHRLRVRNVFSWAAIVGLQCRMGFSEDALLGFIEMQENGVFPDNFVLPNVLKACGSLQLIGLGKGVHGYVLKMGFGACVFVSSSLVDMYGKCGVLEDARKVFDSMVEKNVVTWNSMIVGYVQNGLNQEAIDVFYDMRVEGIEPTRVTVASFLSASANLDALIEGKQGHAIAILNSLDLDNILGSSIINFYSKVGLIEDAELVFSRMLEKDVVTWNLLISSYVQHHQVGKALNMCHLMRSENLRFDSVTLSSILSASAVTSNIKLGKEGHCYCIRRNLESDVVVANSIIDMYAKCERIDDARKVFDSTTERDLVLWNTLLAAYAQVGLSGEALKLFYQMQFDSVPPNVISWNSVILGFLRNGQVNEAKDMFSQMQSLGFQPNLITWTTLISGLAQSGFGYEAILFFQKMQEAGIRPSIASITSVLLACTDIPSLWYGRAIHGFITRHEFCLSVPVATSLVDMYAKCGSIDEAKKVFHMMSSKELPIYNAMISAYALHGQAVEALALFKHLQKEGIEPDSITFTSILSACSHAGLVNEGLNLFADMVSKHNMNPIMEHYGCVVSLLSRCGNLDEALRLILTMPFQPDAHILGSLLTACREHHEIELGEYLSKHLFKLEPSNSGNYVALSNAYAAAGRWVEVSNMRDLMKVRGLRKNPGCSWIQTGGKLNVFVAGDGSHPKTEEIYAMLAMLLSEMRFMGYVPIASNEENLCSRAQKFIHGFK